In Primulina huaijiensis isolate GDHJ02 chromosome 4, ASM1229523v2, whole genome shotgun sequence, the DNA window GGCCATGGCAGATTGGCCAAGTCCGTTGCTGATGTTTCCAAATCCTAAACCACCTACATTTGGGTTACAGTTGGCCACTCCATTTCCTACCAAAACGTTGCTGCCATTCAGACCAGTATTGTTGGTATTTAACATTCCATTAACATTTTTCACGTCACTACCCATCGTCCCCATGCCCATCATACTACCCCCACCAAACTGAGAGGACATCCTCATGTCATTTATAATTTTCTGGACTGAGCATTGTGATTCATTAGCACCCGCATTACCAGAAACAGCAGGTTGTTGCATCGGATTATTTGATGAATTAATCGAGTTCACATGGGCGCCTGATAGACTAGCTTGTGAAGTTTGCTGAGGATTGTTTGACGAGTATGGTGTGGAGGATTGGAAAGTAGTGAGTTGCGGAAGTGGAATGTTGCTTGTAGAACCCGGAGATGGCATCTGGATACTGTTACTTCCATAGAGGCTGTTCGCACTAGGTATGGGGTTTTGTTGTCTAGAGTTCATTGAGTTTTGATGAAGAAGCCCAACAATGGTACTAGCAGAGGAAGTTACTGGCTCAGAATTCAGAGGGTTACtaacacttggtatgcaattGCTAGCAGCGGTTGCtgtctgctgctgctgctgtgggTGACCCTCTTGTTGTGGAGGCTGACCTTGAAACCCAGGCGAAGGATTTGTCCTCCGAGGAAACTTGCTCAAAATCTCTGCAAAAAGGAAATAGTTAATAAATTAATGAAAGGCACAAATGGTAAGACAAAATAAATTGCTGATTGTTTTAAGAATTGGGAGAGATACGTGGATGACCACACGGAATTCCATTATCGTCATAAAATACCAACTagatgaaaaaaataaacagCAAAAACGCTGTTAATGCAATAGCAATGACATCCTTAAACATGATATGAGCCAAAAGAGGATAAAAGGTAGAAAAAAACAGTAGATCAGCAACCATATATACAATCAGACTTGCTAAATAGCACAGCTAAAAATGAATCTCATCACTTCTATACAGGTACACAAGAAGAGATAAAATGAAACAAATGACAAACTTGTTTTCGATACTAAAATTATTCTCTTGTCGACAAGATGATGCAAAGTTATGAAAAGCATTTGTTCATGCAATCCATAGAGCTTTAGAGTCCTCTTCCCATTGCCTTCCGTATGGAACAACAAATGCGAAAGAATCAAGAGAGACTTCAGGCTTACCCATAGGACCAGTGCCAGTTTCCCGACTATAGTCAATCAGATCTTTCATGCTATTCACTACTTCTGATATCTGCCATGgtaacaataaaaatacaagGCAAATTAGCGTCCACTAACTAAAGCAACTAATGGCATTTGGGATGCTAACAGAGAAATATTAATCAAAATCCTCCACTAATTCAAACATTAAACTTGTAGTCTTAGTTACTCGTGATCATTGGTACAAAACATGATAATAAATCAAGAATCCACAATGCCTCGGATAATTAATTTCTGGTTGCGACATGAGTAAACATCCATCCCAATTTTACTTCCAGCAACTTATTCATGCAAATCCAGTATTCAAAAGCATATTTTTTGCTCAAAATTTAAACAGACCAAAAGGACTTTTTGTCTTAACTCCACATCTTCCACTCCGCCAGTAGCCTATTCCATCAAATTGAGTCAAAATCTATGTCGACACAAAATAAAATTCCTAAACGCTAAGTACTGAAGTAGAAAGACTACAGATTCAGTGATTGTTCCATCTCTCGAAATTCCAAGATCATTACCTGTAAGCATCGCACGTATCTTTTTGTATATCCCAAATCATTTACCAGTGGAACTTCCAAGGCCTTTGCCATCTGACGAGCTGAAGCAACAAGCCTGAAGAATGAAAAACTGCAGGTTAGCGATCACAAGAACGTTAAGTAGCATGCCCCTAGAAAAAAGGCAGTAAATCCTCCCCGTGGCATTAAGTCCAGAATAGGAAAAATGCACTTAAACATCAATTTTCACTGGCATCCACATTTTCTTTACATGCACAGAGAAAGGCTAGTGCAGCTCCAAGAGATAAATTTAAcggaatttatataaaaaaaactctcTATATGAGACATGGAAAGTACTAGTAAAAATAAATTGGCTCAGTGCATCAAAAATTAATACATGGAGTTGAATGCTAACTtgtcattaaataatttttcagatAGTCTCGTTTTGTCAATCTCTTTGTAGAGAAAAATGGAAGATTATCAAATAACGATACAGATTAACATGATGCATATCTACTTTAAGATTGAGAGGCATCTTGTGCAGAATTTCATAGCCATAACTAAACTGAAACACAAATAAACAGAGGGATTCCTTTTTGTTGAAATATTTGAGTTCATTTTCTGTTATTTGCTAAAGACATTACTTCATACTGCTATTGCTAACTTTTCCATCTACTGCAAAAACTACACCCAAGCACATATTTCCTTCTTTGCCACATTCCCTCAACaaaaatgatgataaattttgattttaatgtaTATTGGCATTTGGCAGTGAAAATTTTGTATCCAATCACATCATAATCATCGTCAAAGTGCATTTCCGCTAGTTGCGGGGTCGGCTAAATGGATATTGGTTTTCCAAGATCAATGATATCCTCCTTAACCACCTTTATCCAAGTTCTGTATCCAATCAcagcgaaaaaaaaaattcagataaTGTTTTGGGCCTCTGGCAAGCACAAATCTTCACGAAGTTAACATAAAATTCATGACCCGAATGAGAAACATCACAACAATGAGGTAAAAACGAACAATTCCTGACAGTCAGCAATACAAGAAGAAATTTGCCATCCAAAATTTTTAACAAGTGTGGAGTGTGGAGATTGAGATCTCGAAGATAAACACCACAAAAGGTTATGCAAATTACAAACCACCTAGCCAACAGTCGATTGGTATAGAGCAGGAATAATGCACATCAATAGTAACTTAGACTCACATGTTACAGTTATTTTGTAGCTCAGACAGAGCCATTGAATGATGTATAGAACAAGAATCATGCACATAACTAGTAACTTAGACTCACATGTTGCAGTTATTTTGCAGCTCAGAAACAGAGCCACAGGATGATGTATTCTGGGCAGCAGCCTGGTATTTTTGGGCAGCAGCACCAATTTGGCTAACCTGCAGGGTGGATCATTGAAGCGAGATATGTAAAAAGATCCAAATATTTATGCCAGCTCATGATACACCACTTCACTCAACCAAAAGAATTACAAAGGTAAATCTGAGGCTTGATTGAGCTCTTAACCTGAGGAATCATCAATCTTCTAGGAATTAGCTCTTCATGGCGCCGAGCACAGAATTCCCAAGAGCATATCTGAACAGGTAAAAGAACACAACATTAAACAACTTCATAAGTCAAGAcatgaaaaaaaagaaaactgcTAGTCAATAGGGTAACCTTGAGGTCAGAGGTGAACACTATTCGAAGCTGGCCATCACGAACAACACGGAGTTGCTCAAAGACACTCTCTTGTATTGCTTTTGCATAGTCCAGAACAATTTGCCCAGATGAATTCTGATATTCTCGAGGCATGTCAACATAGAGTAGTTCTTCTAAAGTACcactttcatattttattttgaacagCCTAGGCAAAACTTCAGCAGTTGCCTCTGACATGCATAAAAACTATGGTCAGACGGAGACAAAGACATTCCTCACCTAACCTTCTATTTATTCAACTCTTCCTTCCACGAACACTTCTGGGGTAACATGCATAAAACTACCCTTAGATGCTAAGTAGCTTGTTACATACATAGTTAGTTTCCTCTCTTCCTTAATTCTTTTTACTTTACATATAAATACACATGTTGCAGTTGGTGTTTGACATTGTGATGTGGATGTTCTAAAAAGTACATCAAAGCAAGCGCCTATCAACTCATGATAACCCTATAAAGAACTTAACACCAGAAAAGTTACCGACAAAGAGTGAAAACATAGTTAACACGTACCAAATCCTCGCCCAGGCTTGCGATTGCAAATTTCACAGTGCCAAACATCCTGCACATATTAACATGGCgacatcaaataattaattatcgaGTATGAAAACTGGTATCAACTCCAAAAGGTACAAAATAAGCCCAACATAGATTTACTATTGTGTTCATGCGCAAAGTAAAGCTTctgactttaaaaaaaatggttaaaTAGGACCGAAGAGTAATCTTCAAAGTACAATAACGGA includes these proteins:
- the LOC140975148 gene encoding transcriptional corepressor SEUSS; the encoded protein is MVPQGSPSPLGGAQQVQPNSGFLGGMPSQNASPSLVSSRNQFNGMNMLGNVSALLHQSFGNGIPTSGLQRGIMESRAESDPLSSVGNGMGFNPPSSSSSITTSGQVQGPQQFPNSSGSQMLTDQLQLESQNFQQNQHQFSAPGNPQQQFQAIGAPGIGPVKLEPQVTNDQAPQQLQPLQNLAMVKLEPQQLQITRSLAPVKMEPQQLDPSLFLQQQQLLLSRQSSQAAAAAQMLQQQRLMQLQHQQLLKAMPQQRSPLQAQFQPQNLPLRSPIKSVYEPGMCARRLTHYMYQQQHRPEDNNIEFWRKFVTEYFAPNAKKKWCVSMYGSGRQTTGVFPQDVWHCEICNRKPGRGFEATAEVLPRLFKIKYESGTLEELLYVDMPREYQNSSGQIVLDYAKAIQESVFEQLRVVRDGQLRIVFTSDLKICSWEFCARRHEELIPRRLMIPQVSQIGAAAQKYQAAAQNTSSCGSVSELQNNCNMLVASARQMAKALEVPLVNDLGYTKRYVRCLQISEVVNSMKDLIDYSRETGTGPMEILSKFPRRTNPSPGFQGQPPQQEGHPQQQQQTATAASNCIPSVSNPLNSEPVTSSASTIVGLLHQNSMNSRQQNPIPSANSLYGSNSIQMPSPGSTSNIPLPQLTTFQSSTPYSSNNPQQTSQASLSGAHVNSINSSNNPMQQPAVSGNAGANESQCSVQKIINDMRMSSQFGGGSMMGMGTMGSDVKNVNGMLNTNNTGLNGSNVLVGNGVANCNPNVGGLGFGNISNGLGQSAMANGIRAVLGNNSLSMNGRVGMGMTRQQSMSQHHQQDLGNQLLGGLGTANGFNNLQFD